A single region of the Bacteroidota bacterium genome encodes:
- a CDS encoding outer membrane beta-barrel protein: protein MRKILTLIGVITMASSVFAQTDTATTTTETPAAVNFDDDDPSRDRIIMNVHWDGWMGAPDSLNIKGLSSGMGFHFYYDIPLGPDRLSDNISFAIGAGFNWSNYYNNSQFLYDTATNVTYTVKFTEDVTYKKNKLVINYVEVPLEFRFRTDEKNGNRFKAAIGFKAGYVISDHTKFVGDDYLTGTENEIKYKQYRLNNMSNLQYGPTIRLGYSKVNIEAYYGLAPIFIDGEGPTGNPLTIGISFNPF from the coding sequence ATGAGAAAAATACTAACCCTTATAGGTGTTATAACAATGGCGAGTTCGGTTTTTGCACAAACGGATACGGCTACCACAACAACAGAAACGCCGGCTGCAGTAAATTTTGATGATGATGACCCTTCACGCGACCGGATTATTATGAATGTGCATTGGGATGGCTGGATGGGCGCCCCGGACTCATTAAACATTAAAGGCTTATCAAGTGGTATGGGATTTCATTTTTATTACGACATTCCGCTGGGTCCTGATCGTTTGAGCGATAATATCAGTTTTGCAATCGGAGCCGGCTTTAACTGGTCTAACTATTACAATAACTCTCAATTTTTATACGACACAGCAACTAATGTAACATATACAGTAAAATTTACTGAAGATGTAACATACAAAAAAAATAAACTGGTAATAAATTACGTAGAAGTTCCACTGGAATTCCGCTTCCGTACCGATGAAAAAAATGGCAACCGTTTTAAGGCAGCAATCGGATTTAAAGCTGGTTATGTAATTAGTGATCACACTAAATTTGTTGGCGACGATTATTTAACCGGAACCGAAAATGAAATTAAATACAAACAATACCGATTAAACAATATGAGTAATTTACAGTACGGACCTACAATCCGTTTGGGTTATTCAAAAGTAAATATTGAAGCGTATTACGGCTTGGCGCCAATTTTTATTGATGGCGAAGGTCCAACCGGAAACCCTTTAACCATAGGCATTTCATTTAATCCTTTTTGA
- the meaB gene encoding methylmalonyl Co-A mutase-associated GTPase MeaB, protein MENLSAQQFFEGIRKGDTVLIARAITLLESAATQHREKALAILQLCLPYSGNSLRIGITGAPGVGKSSLIETLGKHIVAQGNKLAVLAIDPSSKKTKGSILGDKTRMQELAKYPEVFIRPTASGEHLGGVAAATRETILLLEAAGFNTILVETVGVGQSETAVHDITDVFLLLLLAGAGDELQGIKRGIMEMADIIVINKADGDNIPKSKIALGEVTRALHLFQEKNSGWITTVDLCSAATGAGVPELWDKLNAYKNFTAQNGYFADKRREQYLNWFHEYLNLAILERFSKNADFKQKLTTYTQKVENAEMLPPAAVQALLDGFFTS, encoded by the coding sequence TTGGAAAATTTAAGCGCACAGCAGTTTTTTGAAGGCATCAGAAAGGGTGATACCGTACTTATAGCACGGGCAATTACCCTTTTGGAAAGCGCCGCAACCCAACATCGCGAAAAAGCACTGGCGATATTACAATTGTGTTTGCCTTATTCCGGGAATTCGTTGCGTATTGGTATTACAGGTGCTCCGGGCGTGGGCAAAAGTTCACTGATAGAAACACTCGGGAAGCATATTGTTGCACAAGGAAATAAACTTGCTGTATTAGCAATTGACCCCAGCAGTAAAAAAACAAAAGGCAGTATTCTCGGCGATAAAACCCGCATGCAGGAACTGGCGAAATATCCGGAAGTATTTATTCGCCCCACCGCTTCGGGTGAACATTTGGGTGGAGTTGCCGCAGCCACGAGAGAAACAATTTTATTATTGGAAGCGGCAGGATTTAATACAATTTTAGTGGAAACCGTAGGCGTTGGTCAAAGCGAAACCGCTGTTCACGATATTACCGATGTGTTTTTATTACTGCTGCTGGCAGGCGCAGGTGATGAACTGCAGGGTATTAAACGTGGTATTATGGAAATGGCCGATATTATTGTGATTAACAAAGCGGATGGCGATAATATTCCCAAATCGAAAATTGCGTTGGGTGAAGTAACAAGGGCATTACATCTGTTTCAGGAAAAAAATTCAGGGTGGATTACCACAGTTGATTTATGCTCAGCCGCAACAGGAGCGGGTGTTCCGGAGTTGTGGGATAAATTGAATGCCTATAAAAATTTTACTGCTCAAAATGGATATTTTGCTGATAAACGCAGAGAACAATACCTCAATTGGTTTCACGAATATCTGAACCTCGCTATTTTGGAGCGTTTTTCGAAAAATGCCGACTTCAAACAAAAACTCACAACCTATACGCAAAAGGTAGAAAATGCTGAAATGCTTCCCCCGGCTGCCGTTCAGGCATTATTGGATGGCTTTTTTACAAGCTGA
- a CDS encoding PLP-dependent transferase: MDISYILNILGEERDNYFNAVAPPIIQTSNFAFKTVADFREATKDELQAHLYTRGNNPTTEIVRKKIAALEGTDDCLIFSSGAAAIAAAIFHSVKSGDHVICVESPYSWTYYMLTQVFPKYGVTTTFVDGKKVSNFEAAIQPNTKLIFLESPNTFWFDLQDLEAVCNLAKSKNIITAIDNSYCTPLYQQPHILGVDLVIHTATKYLAGHSDVVSGVICANRQHIDAIFKTEFMAIGAIPSPNDAWLLLRGMRTLPMRLEKSVSNAEKLIAWLEQHPKVEKIIYPYHHSHPQFELAKKQMRRGGGLFAVLFKTQDKNAIEAFCNKLQRFLLAVSWGGYESLVFPACIKEGSDYPVNFVRFYTGLEEPEVLIEDINQALSEI, encoded by the coding sequence ATGGACATATCTTACATCCTTAACATTTTAGGCGAAGAACGCGATAATTATTTTAATGCTGTTGCTCCGCCAATAATTCAAACCAGCAATTTTGCTTTCAAAACCGTTGCCGATTTTCGTGAAGCAACCAAAGATGAATTACAGGCGCATTTATATACCAGAGGCAATAATCCGACAACAGAAATTGTAAGAAAAAAAATTGCTGCACTGGAAGGCACTGATGATTGTCTGATATTTTCCAGCGGCGCCGCAGCCATTGCCGCAGCTATATTTCATAGTGTTAAATCGGGTGATCATGTAATTTGTGTGGAGAGTCCTTACAGTTGGACTTATTATATGCTCACGCAGGTTTTTCCTAAATATGGCGTTACTACTACTTTTGTTGATGGAAAAAAGGTTTCCAATTTTGAAGCTGCTATTCAGCCGAATACCAAATTAATTTTTTTAGAAAGTCCCAATACATTTTGGTTCGACCTGCAAGATTTGGAAGCAGTATGTAATCTTGCAAAAAGTAAAAATATTATTACGGCAATTGATAATAGTTACTGTACACCTTTGTATCAGCAGCCACATATTTTGGGGGTAGATTTAGTTATTCATACCGCAACAAAATATCTGGCAGGCCATAGCGATGTTGTTTCAGGTGTAATTTGTGCGAACCGACAACATATTGATGCCATATTTAAAACTGAATTTATGGCCATCGGTGCCATTCCTTCACCAAACGATGCATGGTTATTATTACGCGGCATGCGCACCTTACCCATGCGCCTTGAAAAAAGTGTTTCGAATGCAGAAAAATTAATTGCCTGGCTGGAACAACATCCAAAAGTTGAAAAAATAATTTATCCTTACCATCATAGTCACCCGCAATTTGAATTGGCAAAAAAACAAATGCGCAGAGGTGGAGGTTTATTTGCAGTGTTATTTAAAACACAAGATAAAAATGCCATCGAAGCATTTTGTAATAAACTGCAACGATTTTTACTTGCCGTAAGCTGGGGCGGATATGAATCGCTGGTGTTTCCTGCATGTATAAAAGAAGGCAGCGATTATCCGGTAAATTTTGTTCGTTTTTACACCGGTTTGGAAGAACCTGAAGTGTTAATTGAAGATATTAATCAGGCTTTATCTGAAATATGA
- a CDS encoding DUF1361 domain-containing protein, with protein sequence MKVVHLNPQVKGQEKRQLLLFTAFCFFMLIARMIYTGSFEYRFMGINLLLAWLPYLFVIRIMKLNTKTHKIQIGILLFLWLIFFPNAPYMITDIFHLHEFNSVPMWYDLIMLLSFAYTGMLLAFFSFRKLHRKLLSHRSVYVNAGVAFITFFGCGIGIYLGRYERWNSWEIITQPAYLANEFINLINNQYALLQMFSLSMVFGVFFTLLYLQLFSRSMQVHISDKA encoded by the coding sequence ATGAAAGTGGTGCATTTAAATCCCCAGGTAAAAGGTCAGGAAAAAAGACAATTATTGTTATTTACCGCATTTTGTTTTTTTATGTTGATTGCCAGAATGATATATACCGGCAGTTTTGAATATCGGTTTATGGGTATCAATTTATTATTAGCCTGGTTGCCGTATTTATTTGTAATACGCATCATGAAATTAAATACTAAAACCCACAAAATTCAAATTGGTATTTTACTTTTTTTGTGGCTGATATTTTTCCCTAATGCTCCTTATATGATTACGGACATTTTTCATTTACATGAATTTAATTCCGTTCCAATGTGGTACGATTTAATTATGTTGTTATCGTTTGCTTATACGGGTATGTTATTGGCATTTTTTTCGTTCAGGAAATTACATCGCAAATTATTGAGCCACCGCAGTGTTTATGTAAACGCAGGCGTTGCATTCATCACCTTTTTTGGTTGCGGAATCGGTATTTATTTAGGCAGATATGAGCGATGGAATAGTTGGGAGATAATCACTCAGCCTGCATATCTTGCAAACGAATTCATTAATTTAATTAATAACCAGTATGCGTTGTTGCAGATGTTTTCGCTGAGTATGGTATTTGGTGTATTTTTTACCTTATTGTATTTGCAATTATTTTCACGTTCAATGCAGGTTCATATTTCAGATAAAGCCTGA
- a CDS encoding diacylglycerol kinase family protein, with translation MKSRQHTESASFAAAFKGLYVLITSERHVIVHVIIMALVIVAGFILHISNIEWVVLCLTFGLVICFEAVNTAIEKLCDTLHPDYNPSIGKVKDIAAGAVLFAAILAVVIGCIIFIPKII, from the coding sequence TTGAAATCCCGCCAACATACAGAATCAGCAAGTTTTGCTGCAGCATTTAAAGGTTTATATGTATTAATTACATCGGAGCGACATGTTATTGTGCATGTAATTATTATGGCTTTGGTAATTGTTGCGGGTTTTATATTACATATATCAAATATAGAATGGGTAGTGTTATGCCTCACATTTGGTTTAGTAATTTGTTTTGAAGCAGTTAATACCGCAATTGAAAAACTGTGTGACACACTTCATCCGGATTATAATCCATCTATTGGCAAGGTAAAAGATATTGCTGCAGGTGCTGTATTGTTTGCAGCAATTCTGGCAGTTGTAATAGGTTGTATCATCTTTATTCCAAAAATAATATAA
- a CDS encoding endonuclease/exonuclease/phosphatase family protein, whose protein sequence is MEQIKDAFHIFWRWVEMYTFRAIVALLVIVVSIVLVIEPGWIVAAVDSLRIPYAIFLVAFVMFFFLRNNYALATAGGIALLILAPGIWPYFKTANETPATRKAAMQEIVAGDFSILHFNVKENNKKINTVAEAALESDATIVSMQELKETSFAIVDEMMRKSYPYVFSDLSVPGFGMAVYSKYPFIQQEVLKQNDFPILSGAVKIGNDTLHFLAATTSTPTNEKGFDRQSKQFKFIAEEANKIKGPLVVMGDMNAAPWSEHIEGLLANTKLKDSRKDLSATYPAQSPVQIPIDYILHSPELTCAQFVTQGGTTSNHLGLKGTYTFRDNSKKKPKN, encoded by the coding sequence ATGGAACAAATTAAGGATGCTTTTCACATCTTTTGGCGATGGGTTGAGATGTACACTTTTAGAGCTATTGTTGCTTTATTGGTTATTGTGGTGAGCATTGTTTTGGTTATTGAACCGGGATGGATTGTTGCAGCGGTTGATAGTTTGCGTATTCCTTACGCAATCTTCCTCGTTGCATTTGTGATGTTCTTTTTTCTGCGCAATAATTATGCATTGGCAACAGCTGGTGGAATCGCTTTATTAATTCTTGCCCCCGGAATTTGGCCGTATTTTAAAACAGCAAATGAAACACCTGCCACGCGTAAAGCAGCAATGCAAGAAATAGTTGCAGGCGATTTTTCGATATTACATTTTAATGTAAAAGAAAATAATAAAAAAATAAATACCGTTGCCGAAGCTGCATTAGAATCGGATGCTACAATTGTTTCCATGCAGGAATTAAAAGAAACTTCTTTTGCTATTGTAGATGAAATGATGCGCAAAAGTTATCCTTATGTTTTTAGCGATTTAAGTGTGCCTGGATTTGGCATGGCCGTTTATTCAAAATATCCGTTTATTCAACAGGAAGTTTTAAAACAAAACGATTTCCCGATATTAAGTGGTGCCGTAAAAATTGGTAACGATACTTTACATTTTTTAGCCGCAACCACCAGCACACCAACCAACGAAAAAGGATTTGACAGGCAATCAAAACAATTTAAATTTATTGCCGAAGAAGCCAATAAAATAAAAGGTCCGCTTGTAGTTATGGGCGACATGAATGCAGCTCCATGGAGTGAGCATATAGAAGGATTACTTGCAAACACAAAATTAAAAGACAGTCGTAAAGATTTGTCTGCAACTTATCCTGCACAATCGCCGGTACAAATTCCAATAGATTACATTTTGCATTCACCTGAATTAACCTGTGCACAATTTGTTACACAAGGTGGAACAACAAGTAATCACCTCGGGTTAAAAGGAACTTATACATTTAGAGATAACAGTAAAAAGAAACCTAAAAATTGA
- a CDS encoding transcriptional regulator, giving the protein MKDIIAGLNKEFDNRVRLGIMSILMVNEWVDFNTVKTLLNLTDGNLASHIAALEKTGYIDVKKEFIGKKPRTTYNVTKTGKVAFRSHLDALEKLLRGNN; this is encoded by the coding sequence ATGAAAGATATTATTGCAGGATTAAATAAAGAATTTGACAACAGGGTCCGCCTGGGCATTATGAGTATACTTATGGTGAACGAGTGGGTAGATTTTAATACCGTTAAAACCCTACTCAACCTTACCGATGGCAACTTGGCCAGTCATATTGCAGCCCTCGAAAAAACGGGTTACATCGACGTAAAAAAAGAATTTATCGGCAAAAAGCCGCGTACCACCTACAATGTGACCAAAACCGGTAAGGTTGCTTTCCGGTCACATCTCGATGCTTTGGAGAAGTTGCTGAGAGGCAATAATTAA
- a CDS encoding T9SS type A sorting domain-containing protein, producing the protein MKFNIPIKYIFTGLLLFCLHNAATAQLQCDNDTSYLRSLIDLKTGYYLDFQGGLYPAGSNEIPYSHKAAGMNISRSVLPLNAVGNLDLLDGKAGFICLGASTAGNAFNHFKTKAEADPTVNPCLRIANCAVGAKGLEIMIDTVVNGWYWDDEIMPDVEAAGITRYQVQVVWLMVTSRVDSILTWPYQPYAVTDKYEQLMPVLLAKFPNLKEVFLSGFNYGGYADPTKEFYEMIKEPSSYWNNWSVKFLIENQIEGDPDLKFTSPDRKSPWLSWGPHLWADGMRANTTDGLRWNCAVDYKPDGGGYHMSNEGKDKEGKIIFDFFKNSPIAADWFNYGARWVSCDPEMRSNQTEIIPNRLSVYPNPANQNIIVELDDIESETVHIQLINTIGTVVATQVETAINNYVYASINVDQLPNGVYLMLVTADDKTAVNKVLICH; encoded by the coding sequence ATGAAATTTAACATCCCAATAAAATACATTTTCACAGGGCTATTGCTGTTTTGTCTGCACAATGCAGCTACAGCTCAGCTTCAGTGCGATAATGACACATCTTATTTACGCTCCTTAATTGATTTAAAAACCGGCTACTATCTTGATTTTCAGGGTGGTTTATATCCCGCAGGCAGCAACGAAATACCCTACAGCCATAAAGCTGCGGGTATGAATATCAGTCGCTCGGTTTTGCCGCTCAACGCAGTCGGAAATTTAGATTTATTAGACGGAAAAGCCGGATTTATTTGTCTCGGAGCCTCCACAGCCGGTAATGCATTCAACCACTTTAAAACCAAAGCCGAAGCCGACCCCACGGTGAATCCCTGCTTGCGGATTGCCAATTGTGCAGTTGGCGCAAAGGGTTTAGAAATTATGATAGATACGGTCGTAAACGGCTGGTATTGGGACGATGAAATTATGCCTGATGTTGAAGCTGCAGGTATTACCAGGTATCAGGTGCAGGTGGTTTGGCTGATGGTAACTTCAAGGGTTGACAGCATTTTAACCTGGCCTTATCAGCCGTATGCCGTTACCGATAAATATGAACAATTAATGCCTGTGCTGCTGGCAAAATTCCCAAACCTGAAGGAAGTGTTTTTAAGTGGATTTAATTATGGTGGTTATGCAGACCCAACCAAAGAATTTTATGAGATGATTAAGGAGCCTTCATCCTATTGGAATAACTGGTCGGTAAAATTTTTAATTGAAAACCAGATTGAAGGCGACCCGGATTTAAAATTTACGAGCCCCGACCGTAAATCACCATGGTTAAGCTGGGGCCCGCATTTATGGGCAGATGGCATGCGCGCCAATACAACAGATGGTTTGAGGTGGAATTGTGCAGTAGATTACAAACCCGATGGCGGCGGATATCACATGTCGAATGAAGGAAAAGACAAGGAAGGAAAAATAATTTTCGATTTTTTTAAAAATTCTCCGATTGCAGCCGACTGGTTTAATTATGGCGCAAGATGGGTTTCATGTGACCCGGAAATGCGCAGTAACCAGACTGAAATTATACCTAACCGATTATCTGTATATCCCAACCCTGCAAACCAAAATATCATAGTAGAATTGGATGATATTGAATCGGAAACTGTTCACATTCAACTGATTAATACAATTGGAACTGTGGTTGCCACACAAGTGGAAACTGCAATTAACAATTATGTATATGCCAGTATCAATGTGGACCAACTGCCTAACGGGGTTTACTTGATGCTTGTAACTGCTGATGATAAAACTGCAGTAAACAAGGTGCTAATTTGCCACTAA
- a CDS encoding T9SS type A sorting domain-containing protein, translated as MRKFLFTCTLTALIFSNQVAKAQLNCANDSTGLIPITDLGTDFYEGTWQGGLYQGGVNTPPTGHLNKGIGIVKKLKPLDTLGVVNYSTGKIVLAGFGASTVGGPFNHMILLMKDYADLNPCMKAVNAANGSDGITAMTIGNDEYWDYIRDFKLAEKDLTPIQVQVGWLMHSSRIDSNGSEINGYVDTLVKRFTVALNAMQYYYPNLKLVYVSGFPYGGYADPTKALYHVIKEPSSYHHNFAVKELIRRQISGDPTLKYKEPGKQVPYLIWGPPLWADGKNPREYDGLTWNCEAEFAIDGGGYHLTNEGKDKLANILLNFFRTDTLSESWFMDGPKWASCGGGRYADGSVILPEEAVITKEDITVFPNPSTGVFYVDFDEVLTAPIQIKVVNQIGEVVLSESYGSSQPFSFYQFNLTGKPAGIYYFEVLIGDKPFTQSIVLN; from the coding sequence ATGAGAAAATTTCTCTTTACATGCACACTCACTGCCTTGATTTTTTCAAATCAGGTAGCTAAAGCACAATTAAATTGTGCCAACGATTCTACCGGTTTGATTCCGATTACTGATTTAGGTACCGACTTTTACGAAGGCACCTGGCAGGGCGGTTTATACCAGGGTGGTGTTAATACACCTCCAACCGGACATTTAAATAAAGGAATTGGTATCGTTAAAAAATTAAAACCATTAGATACCCTCGGCGTTGTGAATTACTCAACCGGTAAAATTGTATTAGCCGGTTTTGGTGCTTCTACAGTTGGTGGTCCTTTTAATCACATGATTTTACTCATGAAAGATTACGCTGACTTAAACCCATGTATGAAAGCAGTAAATGCTGCAAATGGTTCTGATGGTATTACTGCCATGACAATTGGTAATGATGAATATTGGGATTATATCCGCGATTTTAAATTAGCAGAAAAAGATTTAACACCTATTCAGGTTCAGGTTGGCTGGTTAATGCATAGTTCACGCATTGATTCAAATGGTTCTGAAATAAACGGGTATGTAGATACTTTGGTAAAAAGATTTACAGTTGCATTAAATGCAATGCAATATTATTATCCGAATTTAAAATTAGTTTATGTAAGTGGATTCCCTTACGGCGGATATGCAGACCCAACAAAAGCGTTATATCACGTAATTAAAGAACCATCAAGTTATCACCATAATTTTGCTGTAAAAGAATTAATCAGACGCCAGATTTCCGGTGATCCAACATTAAAATATAAGGAACCGGGTAAACAGGTGCCGTATTTAATTTGGGGTCCACCACTTTGGGCTGATGGAAAAAACCCACGTGAGTACGATGGTTTAACCTGGAATTGTGAAGCTGAATTTGCAATTGATGGCGGTGGATACCACTTAACCAATGAAGGCAAAGATAAACTCGCAAATATTTTATTAAACTTTTTCCGCACCGATACATTAAGCGAAAGTTGGTTTATGGATGGTCCTAAATGGGCTAGTTGCGGCGGTGGTCGTTACGCAGACGGTAGTGTTATTTTACCTGAAGAAGCAGTAATAACTAAAGAAGATATTACGGTTTTCCCTAACCCTTCAACAGGTGTATTTTATGTAGATTTTGATGAAGTGTTAACAGCACCTATTCAAATTAAAGTTGTAAATCAAATTGGCGAAGTGGTATTAAGTGAATCATATGGTTCATCACAACCGTTTTCTTTTTATCAGTTTAATTTAACAGGAAAACCGGCCGGCATATATTATTTTGAAGTGCTGATTGGTGACAAACCGTTTACACAATCAATTGTATTAAATTAA
- a CDS encoding T9SS type A sorting domain-containing protein: MPVNIKIIAKRISVLSLILFHFTVKAQLNCENDTSLLIPIVDLQTDSYLGFQGGLYPDGSNTIPVAHADSGLAIAQAIMPINFDGEIDTTYGKVVMVGLGNGSAGKSFNKFLGAFYEDINTDSCVRLLNACMENYSLHDMIAPDADDVYWKDVNDFFQTADLKKKQVAAVWLQAVAFEDTFFTAAQYVDTLTNTYVEVIRKLKDQFINLKLIYITGLQYGGYSDTLGVHINAYAEPAPYFNDFAIKAAIQKQIEGDTLLAYSGVEAPAAWVAWGPNIWADGRNLRAYDNLRWLCPGDYDAGQDGFLLSGSGQQKVADKLVAFFTTEPTVTPWIYGLPYDCFTEIEDEVDPEENDSLNVPDDAIIWISPNPVKGVLKFVINLETDEKADIYIFNTLGQNIIDGAFYKIAPRHEFSIKLTENARGIYILSVFVEGRVYNKLFYLDN, from the coding sequence ATGCCTGTAAACATTAAAATTATTGCAAAAAGGATAAGTGTTTTATCGCTTATCCTTTTTCATTTTACCGTTAAAGCACAATTAAATTGTGAAAACGATACTTCGTTGCTGATTCCTATTGTTGATTTACAAACAGATAGTTATTTAGGTTTTCAAGGTGGATTGTATCCCGATGGAAGTAATACCATACCTGTTGCCCACGCCGATTCAGGTTTAGCAATTGCACAGGCTATAATGCCAATTAATTTTGATGGAGAAATTGATACCACTTATGGTAAAGTAGTCATGGTGGGTTTAGGAAATGGTTCTGCCGGAAAATCATTTAATAAATTTCTTGGCGCTTTTTATGAAGATATTAATACCGATTCGTGTGTGCGTTTATTAAATGCATGTATGGAAAATTATAGTTTGCATGATATGATTGCGCCTGATGCCGATGATGTTTATTGGAAAGATGTAAATGATTTTTTTCAGACTGCAGATTTGAAAAAGAAACAAGTTGCCGCTGTTTGGTTACAGGCCGTTGCTTTTGAAGATACTTTTTTTACTGCAGCACAATATGTTGACACGCTTACCAATACTTATGTTGAAGTAATTCGAAAATTAAAAGACCAGTTTATTAATTTAAAACTGATATATATTACCGGCCTGCAATATGGTGGTTATAGCGATACACTTGGTGTGCACATTAACGCCTACGCCGAACCGGCTCCATATTTTAATGATTTTGCAATTAAAGCAGCCATTCAAAAACAAATTGAAGGCGACACTTTACTTGCGTATAGCGGTGTAGAAGCACCTGCAGCCTGGGTTGCCTGGGGTCCGAATATTTGGGCTGATGGAAGAAACTTAAGGGCTTACGACAATTTGCGCTGGTTATGTCCGGGCGATTACGATGCCGGTCAGGACGGGTTTTTATTATCAGGAAGCGGACAACAAAAAGTTGCTGATAAATTGGTTGCATTTTTTACAACTGAACCAACCGTAACACCTTGGATTTACGGATTACCTTATGATTGTTTTACAGAAATTGAAGACGAAGTTGATCCGGAAGAAAATGATTCATTAAATGTTCCCGATGATGCCATTATATGGATTTCTCCAAACCCGGTAAAAGGTGTTTTAAAATTTGTAATAAATCTGGAAACAGATGAAAAAGCAGATATTTATATTTTTAATACACTGGGTCAAAATATTATTGATGGTGCATTTTATAAAATAGCACCGCGGCACGAATTTTCAATTAAACTCACTGAAAATGCACGTGGTATTTATATCCTTTCTGTTTTTGTTGAAGGAAGAGTGTATAATAAATTATTTTACCTGGATAATTAG
- the thiL gene encoding thiamine-phosphate kinase has protein sequence MNDNINRTEIASLGEFKLIEHLTKNFELNNAASLKGIGDDAAVIDNANKLTVVTTDMLVEGVHFDMMYTPLQHLGYKCIAVNVSDILAMNAEPKQVTVSIAISNRFSVEALEELYEGIYHACNYYKVDLVGGDTTTSLKGLIISVTAIGEGVEDELSYRNGAKEEDLICVSGDLGGAFLGLQLLEREKKIFLENPEIQPDLENKRHIVGRFLKPEARKDIVEALKEKAIIPTSMIDISDGLSSEIMHICKQSSCGAVIYETEIPIHTESYEQALKFNMDPTVCAMNGGEDYELLFTVNPKHAAAIAAMENVSVIGKIVPAGNGIFLKTKNDNLFKIQAQGWDSFKSE, from the coding sequence ATGAACGACAATATAAACAGGACCGAAATAGCCAGTTTAGGCGAATTTAAACTGATTGAACATCTTACAAAAAATTTTGAATTGAATAATGCTGCAAGTTTAAAAGGGATTGGCGATGATGCAGCGGTAATAGACAATGCAAATAAACTTACTGTTGTTACAACTGATATGCTGGTTGAAGGTGTTCATTTTGATATGATGTATACGCCGCTACAGCATTTAGGTTACAAATGTATAGCAGTAAATGTGAGCGACATTTTAGCCATGAATGCCGAGCCAAAACAGGTTACGGTATCCATTGCCATTTCAAATCGTTTTTCGGTGGAAGCGTTGGAGGAATTATACGAAGGAATTTATCACGCCTGCAATTATTATAAAGTAGATTTAGTGGGTGGTGATACAACAACCAGTTTAAAAGGATTAATTATTTCTGTTACGGCAATTGGTGAAGGCGTTGAAGATGAATTGAGCTACAGAAATGGTGCAAAAGAAGAAGATCTGATATGTGTGAGTGGCGATTTAGGTGGCGCATTTTTAGGTTTACAATTATTGGAACGCGAGAAAAAAATATTTTTAGAAAATCCTGAAATACAACCTGACCTCGAAAACAAAAGACATATTGTTGGCCGTTTTTTAAAACCGGAAGCACGAAAAGATATTGTTGAAGCACTTAAAGAAAAAGCAATTATACCTACATCAATGATTGATATTTCTGACGGCCTCTCTTCAGAAATTATGCATATCTGCAAACAAAGTAGTTGTGGTGCCGTAATTTATGAAACTGAAATTCCGATACATACCGAATCGTACGAACAGGCATTAAAATTTAATATGGACCCTACTGTTTGTGCTATGAATGGTGGTGAAGATTATGAATTGTTGTTCACCGTAAATCCAAAACATGCTGCCGCAATTGCTGCTATGGAAAATGTTTCGGTGATAGGTAAAATAGTTCCTGCAGGAAATGGAATATTCTTAAAAACCAAAAATGATAACCTGTTTAAAATACAGGCTCAGGGTTGGGATAGTTTTAAGTCGGAATAA